A portion of the Acidisarcina polymorpha genome contains these proteins:
- a CDS encoding type IV secretory system conjugative DNA transfer family protein — protein sequence MSAIYDDRRPAPRAGEDAAGIIVLGGSALVAILWYVGVFRLHLRNTQCLELFLDLAILLFGSGLILSDCFGRRQRREDAWPHPALHVPGDTDEKNLSRVRYEGSTLLGYNVHGEPWFWPDSVRLKHGVIAGGSGAGKTTLLQSIIAQDVNRTFHGRRMPIIIFDGKGDQAFVQELLPHIEAAGRMEDLRLIDPSNPQESWSYNPLYSPDSLYQEHVNFIFSSFGMREDFFAGHQQAYLSDLVRILYYTGKVFNMRDVLVMALDEEILNKQIGIAQRRIDNLPSISLTMRLNLEMSIKMIRKSLADRERITKIQGLLNELLAFLEDDLSIVTGSYQNMLTIEEVVDKGLILVISLNSNKNKRASEALGKILLQNIRLMVGKRYQQMLSLNLEQEPILSVICDEIARYADPDFPQVLQTARGARVSFLFSFQAVPQLENVSRAFAEEVCSAPGTKMLMNGTDESTAQWFLKASSRVLRKRRSLAVRRTGVFSQKYTETGTGNESDIRETRAREEHIKNMPVGQLEILMVDPREGTLHSHLHARRAMTYRPEEIKSLLYPRMHDVINPEVGANLRFSSDEPRRGRRRTAGTLTSFWTGEES from the coding sequence GTGAGCGCGATATATGACGACCGCCGGCCAGCACCCCGTGCCGGCGAGGATGCTGCCGGCATTATCGTCCTTGGAGGCTCCGCTCTCGTCGCCATCCTCTGGTATGTCGGCGTCTTTCGCCTGCATCTTCGCAACACTCAGTGCCTCGAGCTATTCCTCGACCTAGCCATCCTGCTCTTCGGTAGCGGCCTTATTCTCTCCGATTGCTTCGGCAGGCGCCAGAGACGAGAGGACGCTTGGCCCCATCCTGCATTACATGTTCCCGGCGATACCGATGAGAAGAATCTCAGCCGAGTTCGCTACGAAGGAAGCACCCTGCTCGGCTATAACGTTCACGGTGAACCATGGTTCTGGCCGGATTCTGTCCGACTCAAGCACGGAGTCATCGCAGGTGGAAGCGGCGCGGGTAAGACAACCTTGCTTCAGAGCATCATTGCGCAGGACGTCAACCGGACCTTCCACGGAAGGCGTATGCCCATTATCATCTTCGATGGCAAGGGCGACCAGGCGTTCGTGCAGGAGCTCCTCCCCCACATCGAAGCCGCTGGCAGGATGGAAGATCTGCGGTTGATTGATCCTTCCAATCCACAGGAATCGTGGTCGTACAACCCTCTTTACAGCCCGGACTCGCTCTATCAAGAGCACGTGAACTTTATCTTCTCGTCTTTCGGGATGCGGGAGGATTTCTTCGCGGGACACCAGCAGGCGTACCTCTCCGATCTCGTCCGCATCCTGTACTACACCGGCAAGGTGTTCAACATGCGTGATGTGCTCGTCATGGCCCTGGACGAAGAGATACTGAATAAGCAGATCGGGATTGCACAGCGCCGTATCGACAACCTTCCGTCTATCTCACTAACGATGCGGCTGAACCTTGAGATGTCGATCAAGATGATTCGCAAGTCGCTGGCGGACAGGGAGCGAATCACCAAGATCCAGGGTCTACTGAATGAATTGTTAGCTTTCCTGGAGGATGATCTCTCCATCGTTACTGGTTCCTACCAGAACATGCTCACCATCGAGGAGGTCGTCGACAAAGGGCTCATCCTCGTCATCTCCCTGAACTCGAATAAGAACAAGAGAGCCAGCGAAGCACTCGGAAAGATCCTGCTACAGAACATTCGGCTAATGGTTGGCAAGCGCTACCAGCAGATGTTGTCGCTGAACCTTGAACAGGAACCGATTCTCAGCGTCATCTGCGATGAGATCGCGCGGTACGCCGACCCGGATTTTCCGCAGGTCCTGCAGACCGCTCGTGGCGCTCGTGTCTCCTTCCTCTTCTCCTTCCAAGCTGTGCCACAGCTCGAGAATGTGAGCCGGGCTTTTGCTGAGGAAGTATGCTCGGCCCCCGGCACCAAGATGCTAATGAACGGCACCGACGAGTCTACGGCGCAGTGGTTCCTGAAAGCTTCCTCAAGGGTCCTGCGCAAACGCCGCAGCCTCGCCGTGCGTCGAACCGGGGTGTTCAGCCAAAAATACACCGAGACCGGAACTGGCAATGAGAGCGATATCCGTGAGACTCGCGCACGCGAAGAGCACATCAAGAACATGCCGGTAGGTCAACTCGAAATCCTGATGGTCGATCCACGCGAGGGCACACTCCACTCTCATCTCCACGCGCGGAGAGCAATGACCTACCGGCCGGAAGAGATAAAGTCGTTGCTCTATCCGCGCATGCATGACGTGATCAATCCGGAGGTGGGCGCTAACCTGCGATTTAGCAGTGACGAACCACGTCGTGGACGGCGCAGGACCGCCGGTACCTTGACGAGCTTCTGGACAGGGGAGGAGTCATGA
- a CDS encoding type IV secretion system protein, translated as MMSSIIQVHSGIATLAFFQGTQLNLFESFLTQAISGINSTSITSGMQNIAYVVLLIGFLWQVYQAALHGGDVRGLCVSLIKYVVTAIVVMNYSAVFTTVNQGFVNAGNWIGNATGVGNLLDNWKNDISTQYSQDGAQQMWGLVTGSMAGLIDGLLILVAYILYPFVIAIFGFFYIFYGSVLYIFGPIVIAFMPLGATNRLAKAYVENVFIWNAWPILYGGFGALLSAVQMGQVGQMLSQNNFLGGLGNLEGSFLIGAASIIYSLAIAVIPFIAKRIVSGEVGATAGTLLGAATTALTAGIAAEEGVAAGITNSVGEAATGGGKAASGSSSAAGNSRVGTGSNQPAAAQRAQPNQPANINGHAALTASESASPTRGEAVADSIRGGLESAVDPTPRLWKGEDDPSSTGAQSSTSLAGEISKERSSQSGTISTQRDGASPNPSSRRPSGPTPALTRSHGLATWGAYHGARLATQAAMGGARSAGGVAQRVVGAIANPVETAGKFGAKGEQTAGAATSVAGKAATVAAKVASAVTHPRETAGGGVQAASSAATTAVADAASTIRQSVKAVSANFSEAYEKTHSEESPK; from the coding sequence ATGATGTCTTCGATCATTCAAGTTCATTCCGGCATCGCGACTCTCGCATTCTTTCAAGGAACGCAGTTGAATTTGTTTGAGAGCTTCCTGACTCAGGCCATTTCAGGGATTAATTCGACCAGTATCACATCGGGGATGCAAAACATTGCCTATGTGGTCCTACTGATCGGGTTCCTTTGGCAGGTGTACCAGGCTGCTCTGCATGGCGGCGATGTCCGCGGGCTCTGCGTCAGCCTTATCAAGTATGTCGTCACCGCAATCGTCGTCATGAACTACAGTGCCGTGTTCACCACGGTCAACCAGGGCTTCGTCAACGCCGGCAATTGGATCGGGAACGCTACAGGGGTCGGCAATCTCCTGGACAATTGGAAGAACGACATCAGCACCCAATACAGCCAGGATGGAGCCCAGCAGATGTGGGGTCTGGTCACGGGCTCAATGGCTGGTCTAATCGACGGCCTATTGATTCTTGTAGCCTATATCCTCTATCCATTCGTCATCGCGATCTTCGGATTCTTCTACATATTTTATGGGTCGGTCCTGTATATCTTCGGTCCGATCGTGATCGCCTTCATGCCGCTCGGAGCAACCAACAGGCTTGCCAAGGCGTATGTCGAAAATGTCTTCATCTGGAATGCGTGGCCAATCTTGTATGGGGGTTTCGGCGCGCTGCTGAGCGCAGTCCAAATGGGCCAAGTCGGACAGATGCTCAGCCAGAACAACTTTCTCGGGGGGCTGGGGAATCTCGAGGGGTCGTTCCTGATCGGCGCGGCAAGCATCATCTACTCACTTGCTATTGCGGTGATCCCATTCATTGCGAAGAGGATTGTGAGCGGTGAAGTAGGTGCAACTGCCGGAACATTGCTCGGAGCCGCCACCACTGCCTTGACCGCAGGTATCGCGGCAGAGGAGGGTGTAGCTGCGGGTATAACAAACTCGGTTGGAGAGGCCGCCACAGGCGGAGGAAAGGCTGCGAGTGGAAGTAGCTCCGCTGCGGGAAACTCCCGCGTTGGGACCGGATCAAATCAGCCTGCTGCCGCCCAGCGGGCACAGCCAAACCAACCTGCAAATATAAACGGCCATGCAGCTTTGACAGCATCGGAGAGCGCATCGCCGACTCGAGGCGAGGCTGTAGCGGATAGCATCCGGGGTGGTCTCGAATCTGCGGTTGATCCGACGCCTAGGCTGTGGAAGGGCGAAGACGACCCTTCTTCAACTGGCGCACAGTCGTCCACCAGTCTTGCTGGCGAAATTAGTAAAGAGAGGTCCTCGCAGAGTGGTACTATTTCGACCCAACGAGATGGTGCATCGCCGAACCCTTCTTCGAGAAGGCCAAGCGGCCCCACCCCGGCACTGACGCGTTCGCATGGTTTAGCGACATGGGGTGCATACCATGGTGCCCGTCTCGCAACACAGGCCGCGATGGGTGGAGCTCGAAGCGCTGGAGGAGTCGCTCAGAGAGTAGTCGGTGCAATTGCCAACCCGGTTGAAACGGCCGGTAAATTCGGCGCCAAAGGGGAGCAAACCGCAGGGGCCGCGACGAGCGTTGCTGGAAAGGCAGCGACTGTTGCAGCAAAGGTCGCAAGCGCTGTGACGCATCCCCGGGAGACGGCAGGAGGGGGTGTGCAGGCCGCGAGTAGCGCGGCGACTACCGCTGTCGCAGACGCTGCTTCCACGATTCGTCAAAGCGTCAAGGCTGTAAGTGCAAACTTCTCAGAGGCGTACGAGAAGACACACTCTGAAGAAAGTCCCAAATAA
- a CDS encoding single-stranded DNA-binding protein: protein MAKCVNKVILLGNVGKSPEIRNTRSGIVAELSLATNERRPDGHGGWQDHTEWHSLVAFGRAAEIISEYVRIGNPLFIEGKLRTKSWDDTNAGVKRYWTRVVVLNIVLLSSGDRHSSREKYQEEMGDAASPYAYIPDTQITADEIPF, encoded by the coding sequence ATGGCAAAGTGTGTCAATAAGGTCATACTGCTCGGCAACGTCGGTAAATCACCCGAGATTCGCAACACTCGGAGTGGCATCGTAGCGGAGTTGTCACTTGCTACCAATGAACGACGTCCCGATGGCCATGGCGGTTGGCAGGACCATACCGAATGGCACTCTCTCGTTGCATTCGGGCGTGCTGCCGAGATCATCAGTGAATACGTGCGCATCGGAAACCCACTCTTTATAGAAGGCAAACTCCGTACGAAATCCTGGGATGACACGAACGCTGGGGTGAAGCGGTATTGGACCAGGGTCGTGGTCCTGAATATCGTTCTGCTCTCGAGCGGCGACCGCCATTCCTCCCGCGAGAAGTACCAGGAAGAGATGGGCGATGCTGCGTCTCCGTATGCCTATATTCCCGATACACAAATCACTGCGGACGAAATTCCATTCTGA
- a CDS encoding replication-relaxation family protein, giving the protein MRYRKGCIAISDEYDLPVLLHIRNTRAITLNQLYRLLATEKSGIARRSVHWRLTRLEQAGLVLRITSSQFFRQPIFRITPLGLSYLEMRGHTLISLPSTGRQILNETQVFHALELVEIRLALRESGLLQTWQTELELASRNLVFYGGAAKDYDAFITLQTEEGAWQLALEYERTVKGSARYSDIRAVLNGDKTADAVLYLTSSHDVSHVLAIEMRGVKKTIGVALSEDFRRDLLRTPVLNIGAGHAVTSFREFLHAAPRATKATDREFLSAL; this is encoded by the coding sequence ATGAGGTATCGCAAAGGCTGTATTGCTATTTCCGATGAATACGATCTGCCGGTATTGCTCCACATTCGGAATACGCGTGCTATCACACTCAACCAACTGTATCGCCTGCTCGCTACCGAGAAGAGCGGTATCGCTCGCCGTAGTGTGCACTGGAGACTCACTCGACTCGAACAGGCGGGGCTTGTCCTGCGCATCACGTCAAGCCAGTTCTTCAGGCAACCGATCTTCCGAATCACTCCTTTGGGCCTTTCCTACCTAGAAATGCGTGGGCACACTCTTATCTCACTCCCGTCGACCGGGCGACAGATTCTGAACGAAACCCAGGTCTTTCACGCTCTGGAACTGGTGGAGATCCGACTTGCATTGCGCGAGAGCGGATTGCTTCAAACATGGCAGACAGAGCTCGAGTTGGCCTCACGGAATCTCGTATTCTATGGCGGAGCTGCAAAAGATTACGATGCTTTCATCACTCTCCAAACGGAAGAAGGGGCATGGCAACTCGCTCTGGAATACGAGCGAACGGTCAAAGGCTCTGCACGATACAGCGACATTCGAGCGGTCTTGAATGGCGACAAGACGGCAGATGCGGTGCTTTATCTCACTTCCAGTCATGATGTCTCGCACGTTCTCGCCATTGAAATGCGCGGTGTGAAGAAGACAATTGGTGTGGCACTGAGCGAGGATTTTCGTCGAGACCTTCTAAGAACACCCGTGCTTAACATCGGCGCAGGACATGCGGTCACCTCATTTCGTGAGTTCCTTCACGCCGCTCCTCGTGCCACAAAAGCAACAGACAGAGAGTTTTTGTCTGCCCTTTGA
- a CDS encoding TOTE conflict system archaeo-eukaryotic primase domain-containing protein, giving the protein MYAKFSVSRDTANNFIRLFVNRRAFGMQAHKPLPNGKVPYFLAKDWTTKEPKPLDSDVVRMHLNGDVTINLFAINPETQRCKWVAIDGDFDGAVEALFKLQWELKQDGVEAAIEQSRRGGHLWIFAETPLLASECRIYIYNLALRLGVPIVGGGLKQGIEVFPKQDRLEDGEFGNAIRAPLGVHRKTNRRYWFYEAPTEPETQLAYLNGMKKLTEAELHTFIQGMSLPENYRPAVREPYVPGPVRHGQTEFRILDYVRPKSKHSRNWWAPCPSCRQAGRDKSGDNLAIQVANPRFYKCWAGCSADDIRAALGQPIRKKQMA; this is encoded by the coding sequence GTGTACGCGAAATTCTCCGTCAGCCGGGACACAGCAAACAACTTCATCCGGCTCTTCGTCAACCGCCGTGCCTTCGGTATGCAGGCACACAAACCTCTTCCGAATGGCAAGGTTCCTTACTTTCTGGCAAAGGACTGGACCACCAAAGAACCGAAACCACTTGATAGTGACGTCGTCCGCATGCACCTAAACGGCGACGTGACCATCAACCTGTTCGCGATCAACCCCGAGACCCAGCGGTGCAAGTGGGTCGCGATTGATGGTGACTTCGACGGAGCAGTCGAGGCTCTGTTCAAACTTCAATGGGAGTTGAAACAGGACGGTGTTGAAGCGGCCATCGAGCAGTCGCGCCGGGGAGGGCATCTCTGGATCTTCGCGGAGACGCCTCTACTAGCCTCCGAGTGCCGTATCTATATCTACAATCTCGCTCTACGCCTTGGGGTACCGATTGTTGGCGGCGGTCTCAAGCAAGGGATCGAAGTCTTCCCCAAGCAGGATCGGCTGGAAGATGGGGAGTTCGGGAATGCGATCCGCGCTCCACTCGGAGTGCACCGTAAGACCAATAGGCGGTATTGGTTCTATGAGGCGCCGACCGAACCAGAGACTCAACTGGCGTATCTCAACGGCATGAAGAAGCTAACGGAGGCTGAACTCCATACCTTCATTCAGGGAATGTCACTGCCAGAGAACTATAGACCTGCTGTAAGGGAGCCCTACGTTCCGGGTCCAGTTCGCCATGGCCAGACGGAATTCCGAATCCTTGACTATGTGAGACCCAAATCGAAGCACAGTCGCAACTGGTGGGCTCCATGCCCGTCATGCAGGCAGGCGGGCAGAGACAAATCGGGTGACAACCTAGCAATCCAGGTCGCCAATCCACGTTTCTACAAGTGCTGGGCCGGCTGTAGCGCGGACGATATCCGCGCCGCGCTCGGTCAGCCGATTCGCAAGAAGCAGATGGCATAG
- a CDS encoding TraE/TraK family type IV conjugative transfer system protein: protein MSGTKEITNELGARPKYYEMDGARLANANRAWLLAFLMAGLAIIALVFAIAVRLKPPTVIRIGVNGEPSVLGQSSPVTTSSAGDPYLTEVFVKRFLTDYLNYSPTNVDDHWAAALNRMTRNLRGATIKAMSDNNVRGKIDDDQIQSVFHLREIAPVASEPLTYLIYGVKDVHHLTKGSEVTDHFVNEYRVRLVADRRSDLNPDGLWIAEYSEHPIDGERRNAVLSASDQTETSEEGR from the coding sequence ATGTCCGGTACAAAAGAGATAACGAACGAGCTGGGTGCTCGCCCGAAGTATTACGAGATGGACGGTGCGCGCCTTGCCAATGCCAACCGAGCGTGGCTGCTCGCTTTTCTCATGGCTGGTCTCGCCATTATTGCACTGGTTTTTGCCATAGCGGTTCGCCTGAAGCCTCCTACGGTTATCCGTATCGGAGTCAACGGCGAGCCCTCCGTTCTGGGGCAATCGTCTCCCGTTACGACCAGCTCCGCCGGCGATCCTTACCTGACGGAGGTCTTCGTCAAACGATTCCTTACGGACTACCTCAACTACAGTCCGACCAACGTAGACGATCATTGGGCGGCAGCCTTGAATCGGATGACGCGTAATCTGCGCGGCGCCACGATCAAGGCCATGTCGGACAACAATGTGCGCGGCAAGATCGACGACGACCAGATTCAGTCGGTATTTCATCTCCGCGAGATCGCCCCTGTTGCTAGCGAACCTTTGACCTATCTGATCTACGGGGTGAAGGATGTCCACCACCTTACCAAGGGGAGCGAAGTCACAGATCACTTTGTAAACGAATATAGGGTTCGGCTGGTCGCGGACAGACGCAGTGACCTCAATCCGGATGGTCTTTGGATCGCGGAATACAGCGAGCACCCGATCGATGGTGAACGGAGGAATGCGGTCCTGTCGGCTTCGGACCAGACGGAAACGAGTGAGGAGGGACGCTGA
- a CDS encoding phosphoadenosine phosphosulfate reductase family protein, with translation MFSRSNHISRDGDTDFEHQGPISAPDFARDRCAEFGVPFTVVRNPRRNYLQMIEQLGMFPSAQYRQCTSDLKRGPIEKYVRTLPCRLIFNCMGMRSEESPPRAKLQPLLLNSSLTTKSRAVYNWFPIFELSVADVLTGHWEHRIPLHRFSFPSITRTVRTAATCAASRAGCAFSRRTLTCSLYDSMFQKPSMLSLNWSRRSALRCVRPAASCRS, from the coding sequence ATGTTTTCCAGGAGCAACCATATTAGCCGTGATGGCGACACTGATTTTGAACACCAGGGTCCCATTTCAGCTCCGGACTTCGCACGGGATCGGTGCGCAGAGTTCGGTGTTCCGTTTACCGTCGTGCGCAATCCTCGCCGCAACTACCTCCAGATGATCGAGCAGCTTGGGATGTTCCCCTCCGCTCAATATCGGCAGTGTACGTCCGATCTGAAGCGTGGACCGATTGAGAAATACGTCAGAACTCTGCCATGCCGACTGATCTTCAACTGCATGGGGATGCGTTCGGAAGAGTCTCCACCCCGCGCAAAGCTCCAGCCACTTTTACTCAACTCTTCACTGACCACGAAGTCGCGAGCGGTCTATAACTGGTTTCCGATCTTCGAGCTGTCCGTTGCCGATGTGCTGACCGGGCACTGGGAGCATCGCATTCCTCTCCACCGGTTTTCGTTCCCGAGTATCACGAGGACGGTACGGACGGCGGCTACCTGCGCCGCCTCTCGTGCAGGTTGTGCATTTTCTCGACGGACGCTGACCTGCTCTCTATACGACAGCATGTTCCAGAAGCCTTCCATGCTGTCTCTGAATTGGAGCAGAAGATCGGCTTTACGATGCGTTCGACCGGCAGCCTCGTGCAGATCATAG
- a CDS encoding Rad52/Rad22 family DNA repair protein, giving the protein MPTTRKFSVEEQRKLFALLETPFSPSEVKWRVVRRGQRGRRGKVLPYADPRAYTDRLNQLFTPSGWSRTYALAAVPNVVRRIDGREVVTGKVLINCVLTIHRLGSHTGNGEEWADSSMAVTSAEAQAFKRASSCFGLGRYLYRISERWVDIDRLGVPKRLPALPLWALPPDVVVVHGAEPRGPIDQVNWKDRGLSEATWSRHIHGNSFPCRLLS; this is encoded by the coding sequence ATGCCCACCACAAGGAAGTTCTCCGTAGAGGAGCAACGGAAGCTTTTCGCTCTGCTCGAGACCCCGTTCTCACCGTCCGAAGTCAAATGGCGGGTTGTCCGCAGAGGCCAGCGGGGCCGCCGCGGCAAGGTTCTCCCTTACGCGGACCCTCGGGCTTACACGGATCGCCTGAATCAACTCTTCACCCCTTCTGGGTGGTCGCGCACGTACGCTCTCGCCGCAGTCCCTAATGTCGTCAGGAGAATTGATGGGCGCGAGGTAGTCACGGGAAAAGTTCTCATAAACTGTGTCTTGACCATTCATCGGCTTGGGAGCCACACCGGTAATGGTGAGGAGTGGGCGGACAGCTCTATGGCTGTCACTTCGGCGGAAGCGCAGGCTTTTAAAAGAGCATCCAGCTGTTTTGGTCTCGGTCGTTATCTTTATCGCATTTCCGAACGCTGGGTAGACATTGACCGTCTCGGTGTACCAAAGCGTCTGCCTGCCCTGCCCCTCTGGGCGCTGCCCCCGGATGTCGTCGTCGTACATGGGGCCGAGCCGAGAGGTCCGATTGACCAAGTCAACTGGAAAGATCGAGGCCTTTCGGAAGCAACTTGGAGTCGGCATATACACGGAAATTCTTTCCCGTGCAGGCTTCTCTCATGA